Proteins encoded by one window of Streptomyces sp. NBC_01571:
- a CDS encoding hydrogenase maturation protease, which produces MSAAPDRPRTPLGRVLVAGIGNIFLGDDGFGVETVRALTGRQLPAHVEVVDIGVRGVHLAYQVLDGYDTLILVDATARGEAPGTLYVIEHDAAEGDAPPGAVLDGHRMTPDTVLALLGTLCAGTGGRPPRRTLVLGCEPASVEEGIGLSPPVSAAVPEAVRLIEELLRADEPGESAPRATVGEAAK; this is translated from the coding sequence ATGAGCGCCGCGCCGGACCGGCCCCGCACGCCGCTCGGCAGGGTCCTCGTCGCCGGCATCGGGAACATCTTCCTCGGCGACGACGGCTTCGGCGTCGAGACCGTGCGCGCCCTGACCGGGAGGCAACTGCCCGCACACGTCGAGGTCGTGGACATCGGCGTACGGGGAGTCCATCTCGCCTACCAGGTCCTCGACGGCTACGACACCCTGATCCTGGTCGACGCCACCGCGCGCGGCGAAGCACCCGGCACCCTCTACGTCATCGAGCACGACGCCGCCGAAGGGGACGCGCCGCCCGGTGCGGTCCTCGACGGGCACCGCATGACCCCCGACACCGTGCTCGCGCTGCTCGGGACCCTCTGCGCCGGAACCGGTGGCCGGCCGCCCCGGCGCACGCTGGTGCTCGGCTGCGAACCGGCCTCGGTGGAGGAGGGCATCGGCCTCAGCCCGCCGGTCTCCGCCGCCGTACCGGAGGCCGTCCGGCTGATCGAAGAGTTGCTGCGGGCCGACGAGCCGGGAGAGTCCGCGCCGCGGGCCACGGTCGGCGAAGCCGCGAAGTGA
- the hypA gene encoding hydrogenase maturation nickel metallochaperone HypA, translating to MHEMSIALAVIGQVEEAAERAGGVTAVRSVRLQVGELAGVVPDSLSFCFELACAGTLLEGAELVTESVPGRARCAPCAHEWAVGMPPLLTCPRCGGAGTDLPAGRELQILSVQWEDGPTHAHLREPIPEER from the coding sequence ATGCACGAGATGTCCATCGCGCTGGCCGTGATCGGCCAGGTGGAAGAGGCGGCGGAACGGGCCGGCGGCGTCACGGCCGTGCGCTCGGTACGGCTCCAGGTGGGCGAACTCGCCGGCGTCGTGCCCGACTCCCTGTCCTTCTGCTTCGAACTGGCCTGCGCCGGAACCCTCCTCGAAGGCGCCGAACTGGTCACCGAGTCGGTGCCCGGACGGGCCCGCTGCGCACCCTGCGCACACGAATGGGCCGTCGGCATGCCGCCCCTGCTGACCTGCCCGCGATGCGGCGGAGCCGGCACCGACCTGCCGGCGGGCCGCGAACTGCAGATCCTCAGCGTGCAGTGGGAGGACGGCCCCACGCACGCGCACCTCCGCGAACCGATCCCCGAGGAGCGCTGA
- the hypB gene encoding hydrogenase nickel incorporation protein HypB, giving the protein MCRVVDLQQAVLAKNDESAHTLRAELAARGTTVVNLLSSPGSGKTALLERELELARRRSVPVAALTADLATENDAVRLARSGVPVKQVLTDGLCHLEAEMLRRHVEGWLPDRTRLLFVENVGNLVCPASYDLGETLRVVLASVTEGEDKPLKYPTAFGLAHLVVVTKTDIAEAVEFDEAAFRANVERVNPGVEVLLTSVRRDLGIGTLLDRALAAADGAPLHAPVMAHRADASPHSGAAPHTHVHEHPDGTGAMAHSHS; this is encoded by the coding sequence ATGTGCCGTGTGGTCGACCTGCAGCAGGCCGTACTCGCCAAGAACGACGAGAGCGCGCACACCCTGCGCGCCGAACTGGCCGCCCGCGGCACCACCGTCGTCAACCTGCTGTCCAGTCCCGGCAGCGGCAAGACCGCCCTGCTGGAACGCGAACTGGAGCTGGCCCGGCGGCGGTCCGTGCCGGTCGCCGCGCTCACCGCCGACCTCGCCACCGAGAACGACGCGGTGCGGCTCGCACGCTCGGGCGTCCCGGTCAAGCAGGTCCTCACCGACGGGCTGTGCCACCTGGAGGCCGAGATGCTCCGCCGCCACGTGGAGGGCTGGCTGCCCGACCGCACCCGGCTGCTGTTCGTGGAGAACGTCGGCAACCTCGTCTGTCCGGCCTCCTACGACCTGGGGGAGACCCTGCGTGTCGTGCTCGCCTCCGTCACGGAGGGCGAGGACAAACCCCTCAAGTACCCCACCGCCTTCGGCCTGGCCCACCTGGTCGTCGTCACCAAGACCGACATCGCCGAGGCCGTGGAGTTCGACGAGGCGGCGTTCCGCGCGAACGTCGAACGCGTCAACCCCGGCGTCGAGGTGCTGCTGACCTCGGTCCGCCGCGACCTCGGGATCGGGACCCTGCTCGACCGGGCGCTGGCGGCCGCGGACGGCGCCCCCCTGCACGCCCCCGTCATGGCCCACCGCGCGGACGCCTCCCCGCACTCCGGCGCCGCTCCCCACACCCACGTCCACGAGCACCCCGACGGCACCGGCGCCATGGCGCACTCCCACTCGTGA
- the hypF gene encoding carbamoyltransferase HypF, which translates to MSEPRSPAAVLGETPLRRRVLVRGVVQGVGFRPYVYTLATGLDLRGHVTNTPEGVVAEVEGAPEAVARFCDGLAVHAPPLARVESVDHQEVPATGDTAFSILASRTDGPARTLIPPDTATCAACLRELADPADRRHRHPFVNCTHCGPRFTIVTGLPYDRAHTTMAGFPMCADCAREYADPADRRFHAQPVACPACGPRLRLLVPPPGDAGPPRPVTPDAPVAEARRLLADGAILAVKGLGGYHLACDATNPDAVALLRRRKARGDKPFAVMARDLDDIGHLVRPGAEERGLLTGATRPIVLLRRAGTARTAHDPWPAASVAPGSPDLGVMLPYTPLHHLLFGLPGDPDGPRLLVMTSGNVSGEPIVTDDGEALRRLAHLADAWLTHDRPIHVPCDDSVLRVCDGEPLMVRRARGYAPLPLTLPVPVRPALAVGGDLKNALCLGEGRRAWLSAHIGDMDDLATQRAFERAVAQLESITPVRPELLAADRHPGYRSARWADRNATGRPVVRVQHHHAHVASAMAEAGLDGSRPVLGVAFDGTGYGDDGAVWGGEFLLADYDGFVRFGHLAYVPLPGGDAAVRRPYRMALAHLRAAGLDWSDDLACVSDCPPDERLVLARQLERDLNCVPTSSMGRLFDAVSSLAGVCHRSGYEAQAAVELEAAALTAPAGDTGAYGFGVRCAEPDRPVVPGTGGPRADSAPTPAGPAAVLEHPAPVLADPAPVFAAIVADLRAGVAPGVVAARFHRAVAALVRRFCGLARERHGVDTVALTGGVFANSLLSSACAAALRADGFTVLRHHLVPPGDGGLALGQLVVAARAEERTPATD; encoded by the coding sequence GTGAGCGAACCCCGGTCCCCTGCCGCCGTCCTCGGCGAGACGCCGCTGCGCCGTCGTGTCCTCGTGCGGGGCGTGGTGCAGGGCGTCGGCTTCCGCCCGTACGTCTACACCCTCGCCACCGGCCTGGACCTGCGCGGACATGTGACCAACACCCCGGAAGGCGTCGTCGCCGAGGTCGAGGGGGCGCCCGAGGCCGTCGCCCGGTTCTGCGACGGCCTCGCCGTGCACGCGCCACCGCTGGCCCGCGTGGAGTCCGTCGACCACCAGGAGGTGCCCGCCACCGGCGACACCGCGTTCAGCATCCTCGCCTCCCGCACGGACGGCCCGGCCCGCACACTGATCCCGCCGGACACCGCCACCTGCGCAGCGTGCCTGCGTGAACTCGCCGACCCGGCCGACCGGCGCCACCGCCACCCGTTCGTCAACTGCACCCACTGCGGCCCCCGGTTCACGATCGTCACCGGTCTGCCCTACGACCGCGCCCACACCACCATGGCCGGCTTCCCGATGTGCGCCGACTGCGCGCGCGAGTACGCCGACCCCGCCGACCGGCGCTTCCACGCCCAGCCCGTCGCCTGCCCGGCCTGCGGCCCGCGGCTGCGGCTGCTCGTCCCCCCGCCCGGAGACGCCGGCCCGCCGCGGCCGGTCACGCCCGACGCCCCGGTCGCCGAGGCCCGCCGGCTCCTGGCGGACGGCGCGATCCTCGCGGTCAAGGGACTGGGCGGCTACCACCTGGCCTGCGACGCCACGAACCCCGACGCCGTCGCTCTGCTGCGCCGCCGAAAGGCCCGAGGCGACAAGCCGTTCGCGGTCATGGCCAGGGACCTCGACGACATCGGGCACCTCGTCCGTCCCGGCGCTGAGGAACGCGGCCTCCTCACCGGTGCCACCCGCCCCATCGTGCTGCTGCGCCGCGCCGGCACCGCGCGCACTGCGCACGACCCGTGGCCGGCCGCGTCCGTCGCGCCCGGCAGCCCCGACCTGGGCGTGATGCTGCCGTACACCCCCCTGCACCATCTGCTGTTCGGCCTGCCCGGCGACCCCGACGGCCCGCGCCTGCTCGTCATGACCAGCGGCAACGTCTCGGGCGAGCCGATCGTCACCGACGACGGGGAGGCACTGCGGCGGCTGGCCCACCTCGCCGACGCCTGGCTCACCCACGACCGCCCGATCCATGTGCCCTGCGACGACTCGGTGCTGCGGGTGTGCGACGGCGAGCCGCTCATGGTGCGCCGCGCCCGCGGCTACGCCCCGCTGCCGCTGACGCTCCCGGTGCCCGTCCGGCCGGCTCTCGCCGTCGGCGGCGACCTCAAGAACGCGCTCTGCCTCGGCGAAGGCCGCCGCGCCTGGCTGTCCGCCCACATCGGCGACATGGACGACCTCGCCACCCAGCGGGCCTTCGAGCGGGCCGTTGCGCAACTGGAGTCCATCACCCCGGTGCGCCCGGAACTGCTGGCGGCCGACCGGCATCCCGGCTACCGCTCCGCCCGCTGGGCCGACCGGAACGCGACGGGACGGCCCGTCGTGCGCGTCCAGCACCATCACGCCCATGTCGCCTCCGCGATGGCCGAGGCGGGCCTCGACGGCAGCCGCCCGGTGCTCGGCGTCGCCTTCGACGGCACGGGGTACGGCGACGACGGAGCGGTGTGGGGCGGCGAGTTCCTGCTCGCGGACTACGACGGCTTCGTCCGGTTCGGGCACCTCGCGTACGTGCCGCTGCCCGGCGGTGACGCCGCCGTACGTCGTCCGTACCGGATGGCGCTCGCGCATCTGCGGGCCGCCGGGCTCGACTGGTCCGACGACCTGGCCTGCGTGTCCGACTGCCCGCCCGACGAACGCCTCGTACTAGCGCGGCAGTTGGAGCGTGACCTGAACTGCGTCCCCACCTCGAGCATGGGCCGGCTCTTCGACGCCGTGTCCTCCCTGGCCGGTGTCTGCCACCGGTCCGGGTACGAGGCCCAGGCGGCGGTCGAGCTGGAGGCCGCCGCGCTGACGGCGCCCGCCGGGGACACCGGGGCGTACGGGTTCGGCGTGCGGTGCGCGGAGCCGGACCGGCCCGTCGTGCCGGGCACCGGCGGCCCACGGGCGGACAGCGCGCCCACCCCGGCCGGGCCGGCGGCCGTCCTGGAACACCCGGCCCCCGTCCTGGCGGATCCCGCACCCGTGTTCGCGGCGATCGTCGCTGATCTGCGCGCGGGAGTGGCGCCTGGCGTGGTCGCGGCCCGTTTCCACCGGGCCGTCGCCGCGCTCGTCCGCCGGTTCTGCGGGCTGGCACGCGAGCGGCACGGAGTGGACACGGTCGCCCTCACCGGCGGTGTCTTCGCCAACTCCCTGCTCTCCTCGGCCTGCGCCGCGGCCCTGCGCGCGGACGGCTTCACGGTCCTGCGCCACCACCTGGTGCCGCCGGGGGACGGCGGTCTGGCCCTGGGCCAGCTGGTGGTGGCCGCCCGCGCCGAGGAACGGACCCCCGCCACCGACTGA
- a CDS encoding HypC/HybG/HupF family hydrogenase formation chaperone, whose product MCLAVPGRVLDIEERDGTRMANVDFGGVVKEVCLEYLPDLQVGEYAIVHVGFALQRLDEESAKQTLELFATLGMLQEEFGDPWEMAAETGGTLPPEGEGARL is encoded by the coding sequence ATGTGCCTGGCGGTACCCGGCAGAGTGCTGGACATCGAAGAACGGGACGGTACCCGGATGGCCAACGTCGACTTCGGCGGCGTGGTCAAGGAGGTGTGCCTGGAGTACCTGCCCGACCTCCAGGTCGGCGAGTACGCCATCGTCCACGTCGGATTCGCCCTCCAGCGGCTGGACGAGGAGTCGGCGAAGCAGACGCTGGAGCTGTTCGCCACCCTCGGCATGCTGCAGGAGGAGTTCGGCGACCCCTGGGAGATGGCCGCGGAGACGGGCGGAACCCTGCCGCCCGAGGGAGAGGGGGCGCGGCTGTGA
- the hypD gene encoding hydrogenase formation protein HypD — protein sequence MKYIDEFQDPDLARRLLDDIHSTVTRPWALMEVCGGQTHTIIRHGIDQLLPEQVELIHGPGCPVCVTPLEVIDKALEIASRPGVIFCSFGDMLRVPGTGRDLFQVRGAGGDVRVVYSPLDALRIAQQNPDREVVFFGIGFETTAPPNAMTVYQARKLGIRNFSLLVSHVRVPPAIEAIMQSPSCRVQGFLAAGHVCSVMGVEEYPELAERFRVPIVVTGFEPLDILEGVRRTVAQLERGEHTVDNAYPRAVRPEGNAAARAMLEDVFEVTDRAWRGIGVIPDSGWRLSAKYRDHDAEYRFSVDGIQTREPAECRSGEVLQGLLKPHECEAFGTLCTPRTPLGATMVSSEGACAAYYLYRRLDLTPAPREASPVV from the coding sequence GTGAAGTACATCGACGAGTTCCAGGACCCGGACCTGGCGCGCAGGCTGCTCGACGACATCCACTCCACGGTGACCAGGCCGTGGGCGCTGATGGAGGTCTGCGGCGGACAGACGCACACCATCATCCGCCACGGTATCGACCAACTCCTGCCGGAGCAGGTCGAGTTGATCCACGGCCCCGGCTGTCCGGTGTGCGTCACACCGCTGGAGGTCATCGACAAGGCACTGGAGATCGCCTCCCGCCCCGGGGTGATCTTCTGTTCCTTCGGCGACATGCTCCGTGTACCCGGCACCGGACGGGACCTGTTCCAGGTGCGGGGAGCGGGCGGCGACGTACGGGTCGTCTACTCGCCGCTCGACGCCCTGCGGATCGCCCAGCAGAACCCGGACCGGGAGGTGGTCTTCTTCGGCATCGGCTTCGAGACGACCGCACCGCCCAACGCCATGACGGTGTACCAGGCCCGCAAGCTCGGCATCAGGAACTTCAGTCTGCTGGTGTCCCACGTGCGCGTACCCCCGGCCATCGAGGCGATCATGCAGTCCCCGAGCTGCCGGGTCCAGGGCTTCCTGGCGGCGGGACACGTGTGCAGCGTGATGGGCGTGGAGGAGTACCCGGAACTCGCGGAGCGCTTCCGGGTGCCGATCGTGGTGACCGGATTCGAGCCGCTGGACATCCTCGAGGGCGTCCGCCGGACCGTGGCGCAGCTGGAGCGTGGCGAGCACACCGTCGACAACGCCTACCCCCGTGCCGTCCGCCCGGAGGGGAACGCGGCGGCGCGGGCGATGCTGGAGGACGTCTTCGAGGTCACCGACCGGGCGTGGCGCGGTATCGGCGTGATCCCCGACAGCGGCTGGCGGCTGTCCGCCAAGTACCGTGACCACGACGCCGAGTACCGCTTCTCGGTCGACGGCATCCAGACCCGGGAACCGGCCGAGTGCCGCAGCGGCGAGGTCCTTCAGGGCCTGCTCAAGCCGCACGAGTGCGAGGCGTTCGGAACCCTCTGTACCCCCCGCACCCCGCTCGGAGCCACGATGGTCTCCAGCGAGGGCGCCTGCGCCGCGTACTACCTCTACCGGCGGCTGGACCTCACCCCCGCTCCCCGGGAGGCGAGCCCCGTTGTCTGA
- the hypE gene encoding hydrogenase expression/formation protein HypE has product MPVLDPAAWTCPAPLRDQPRVVMGHGGGGALSAELVQHVFAPAFGGSVLAQMGDAAALSLGGVRMAFSTDSFVVRPLFFPGGSIGDLAVNGTVNDLAMSGARAAYLSCGFILEEGVEMETVARVAEALGAAARTAGVEIATGDTKVVESGHGDGIYINTAGIGLIPAGVDLRPQRVVPGDVVMVSGAIGVHGVAIMSVREGLEFGVEIESDCAALGGLVDAMLAVTPDLHVLRDPTRGGLAASLNEIAAASGTGVVVREREVPVPPAVANACAVLGLDPLYVANEGKLVAFVPRAHADAVLDAMRAHPLGAGSTVIGEVVADHPGMVVARTGLGGTRVVDMPIGEQLPRIC; this is encoded by the coding sequence ATGCCCGTCCTCGATCCCGCGGCCTGGACCTGTCCGGCGCCGCTGCGCGACCAGCCCCGCGTCGTCATGGGGCACGGCGGGGGCGGGGCGCTCTCCGCCGAACTCGTCCAGCACGTCTTCGCGCCCGCCTTCGGCGGCAGTGTGCTCGCCCAGATGGGCGATGCCGCGGCCCTGTCGCTGGGCGGTGTCCGGATGGCCTTCTCCACCGACTCGTTCGTGGTGCGGCCGCTGTTCTTCCCCGGCGGCAGCATCGGCGACCTCGCGGTCAACGGCACCGTCAACGACCTCGCCATGAGCGGTGCCCGGGCCGCCTACCTCTCCTGCGGCTTCATCCTGGAGGAGGGCGTCGAGATGGAGACCGTCGCCCGCGTGGCCGAGGCGCTCGGTGCCGCCGCGCGCACCGCGGGCGTGGAGATCGCGACCGGTGACACCAAAGTGGTGGAGTCCGGCCACGGCGACGGGATCTACATCAACACGGCCGGGATCGGACTCATCCCGGCGGGCGTCGACCTGCGTCCGCAGCGGGTCGTGCCCGGCGACGTCGTGATGGTCAGCGGCGCGATCGGCGTGCACGGCGTGGCCATCATGAGCGTCCGTGAGGGCCTGGAGTTCGGGGTGGAGATCGAGAGCGACTGCGCGGCGCTCGGCGGGCTGGTCGACGCCATGCTCGCGGTCACCCCCGATCTGCACGTGCTGCGCGACCCCACCAGGGGCGGCCTCGCGGCCTCCTTGAACGAGATCGCGGCGGCCTCGGGCACCGGGGTCGTCGTCCGGGAGCGCGAGGTACCGGTCCCGCCGGCGGTGGCCAACGCCTGTGCCGTGCTGGGGCTCGATCCCCTGTATGTCGCCAACGAGGGCAAGTTGGTGGCCTTCGTTCCCCGCGCGCACGCCGACGCCGTGCTCGACGCGATGCGGGCGCACCCACTAGGCGCGGGGTCGACGGTCATCGGCGAGGTGGTGGCCGACCATCCGGGCATGGTGGTGGCCCGAACCGGGCTGGGCGGCACCCGGGTGGTCGACATGCCGATCGGGGAGCAGCTCCCGAGGATCTGCTGA
- a CDS encoding SigB/SigF/SigG family RNA polymerase sigma factor — MHTTVSTRHHPHDDAPDTGDAFARLAGLPDGPEREALRDEIVRAWLPMAQRVAGRYRGRGEAAEDLVQVAALGLLKAVDRYDPARGNAFESYAVPTVTGEIKRHFRDHMWMLHVPRRVQEVRARVRTALKELSQTTPGRQPTVAEIAACAHLGEDDVRLGLEALDCFATLSLDAELPGEDDGCALADTLGETDAGFDLVIDREAVKPALRCLPERERTILYLRYFRGMTQLGIAEQLGISQMHVSRLLSTCCSTLREQLLTEAA; from the coding sequence ATGCACACCACGGTCAGTACGAGGCATCACCCGCACGACGACGCCCCCGACACCGGCGACGCCTTCGCCCGGCTCGCCGGACTTCCCGACGGGCCCGAGCGGGAGGCGCTGCGGGACGAGATCGTCCGCGCCTGGCTGCCCATGGCGCAGCGCGTCGCCGGCCGGTACCGCGGCAGGGGCGAGGCGGCCGAGGACCTCGTGCAGGTCGCGGCGCTGGGCCTGCTGAAGGCCGTCGACCGCTACGACCCCGCCCGGGGCAACGCCTTCGAGAGCTACGCCGTCCCGACCGTCACCGGCGAGATCAAGCGTCACTTCCGCGACCACATGTGGATGCTGCACGTGCCGCGGCGCGTCCAGGAAGTGCGCGCCAGGGTCCGTACGGCGCTCAAGGAGCTCTCGCAGACCACACCGGGCCGGCAGCCCACCGTCGCCGAGATCGCCGCGTGCGCGCACCTCGGCGAGGACGACGTACGCCTCGGGCTCGAAGCCCTGGACTGCTTCGCCACCCTCTCCCTGGACGCCGAGCTGCCCGGCGAGGACGACGGATGCGCGCTGGCCGACACTCTGGGCGAGACGGACGCCGGATTCGACCTGGTCATCGACCGCGAGGCGGTCAAGCCCGCGCTGCGCTGCCTCCCGGAGCGCGAGCGCACCATCCTCTATCTGCGCTACTTCCGCGGAATGACGCAGCTCGGCATCGCCGAGCAGCTCGGGATCTCGCAGATGCACGTCTCGCGGCTGCTCAGCACGTGCTGCAGCACCCTGCGGGAGCAGCTGCTCACCGAGGCGGCGTAG